In Methanocaldococcus sp. FS406-22, the genomic stretch TTTCAAATTCAATGCAATGGTTTTTAAATCACTTAAGTTTTTGCTTTTGATTGATAAAGCAATGTTATCAGATACCAACTCCAAAGATTTGGATAAAAAATTTAATCTTTGATTTAAAATGTACTCTGCAATTTGAAGATCGGTGTTTATCTTCTTTTGAGCCTCTTCATCCATAGTTTGTATGGTATTTTCTACAGAAACAGCTCCCAAGATTGCTACTGGGATAATTGAGATTATAATGGATAGTATTAATAATTTTCCTCTAAGTTTGAGCTTTTTCACCATATCTATCACTTAATAATATAGTTAATTTCTCTTATCAACTCCTCCCTTGAAAACGGCTTTGCAATGTAGCTTTCAACGCCCATCTCCTTAGCTTTCTCAATGTCGCTCACTTGTGTATATGCAGTTAATACAATAACTGGGATGTCTTTCCATTTATCATTATTTTTAATTATCTCTAAAAACTCCCAACCGTTCATATTTGGCATCTTAATGTCTAATATTATTAAAGATATATCGTCATTGTCTTCCAATGCCTTAATCCCTTCCTCTCCATCCTTAGTCAATATCGTTGAATGTCCCTCCATGTCTAAGATTATTTTAATGAGATTTAATATATCCTCTTCGTCCTCAACAACCAGAATTTTCGCCATATTCATCCCACCGTAAGACTTAATAATAATTAAGTTTAAACCTAATCTACACATCTAATCTAATACTTTTATACCAATAAATGTTTTTAATATTTTCCATGTGAGTGGTTAATATGAGGTTTATAGAGTTTGGGTGGGGGTATTCTAATGACGACAATCCATTAAAATCTGGGGCATATGCGGTTACAGAGGCGTTAAAAAATATTGAAAATACCAAATATATAAATTTAGCGTTTTTATTTTCATCTCCAGATTATGAGCCGGAGGAAGTTTTAAATGGCGTTAAGCTAATATTGGGCAACAATATTCCCATTGTTGGAGGGAGTGCAAGATACTCAATAATTAACGATGAACTACATAGTGGAGTGTCTGTTGGTATCATATCATCCAAGTATATAGATATTGGGATTGGTGTAGGTTTAGGAGTGTCTATAAACCCAGAGGAGTGCGGAAAAAAGGCTATAGAAACGGCTATAAAAGATTTGGGTATGGCTCCGAAGTTAGTTATGGTGTTCATGGACTGTTGTAACTTTGAAGAGGAGGTTTTGGATGGCATTATTAAAAAGCTTGGGATGAGCGTCCCTATATTTGGGGGGGTAACAAGCGATAACTTTGAGTTTAATAGGGCTTATCAATACTGCAATGATGTCTATGTTGATAGCGTTGTCTGCGTTGCATTTGGTGGAGATATCGTTCCAAAGATAACTGTGGGTAGGTTTAGTGAAAATGAGTTAAAGAGTAAGAGGATGAAGGGGCGAGTTACTGAAGCTAATAAGCGATATGTGAGCAAAATAAACAACATAAATGCCTTAGATTACTACATATCTGTTTTTAACTATGAAAAGTTAGATGAGATAGCAAAGGATAGAGAGTTTTATTTTACACATCAATTTGGAATTTTAGATTTTAACAATAAAAAGATACACATAAAAGGGCCGGTGGCAATAAAGAATAATGTGCTGGTCTTTGGTTCTAATATACGTGAAGGAGTTGAGTTGATTGACTATGAAATAGATAAAGACAAAATAAAGCATATTTTTGAAGAGATTAGCAAAAATATATTAGAGACTCCCCCTTTCTATCCACATGCATTTAGCTTTTTAGCATTACCAGTTTATTTGGCTGAGATTGGAAAAGATAAGGTAAATGAATGGTTAAAAATCTTGGGAGATTTATACCCTCTATTTGGATTTTCCTCTTATGGAGAGATAGTGTTTAGTGAATATAACAATTACACTATTGCCCTATGCTCAATTCTCCCAGATTTGGCTAATATCTGTATAAAAGAAGGTATCTCCATGATTACTAAGTATCCAGCTACAAAAGAGACTATAAAGAAGATTTATGAAATGGGAGGGTCTGTGAAAATAGAAGAACTTGCTGAAAACTTGGGAATACATAGGAGAACTGCCTATGATAGAGTAGAACCATTATTAAAATATGGATTTGCAAAAAAAGATGGGGCTAAGGTAGAGTTGACAGAGTTAGGAAAGCTGCTGTTAAAGAAATTTATTTTAAAGTTTTAAATTTACTTTTTTCTTTATCGCTTTCATGAGTCGATATATTTAAACATTTTTAACTCTTC encodes the following:
- a CDS encoding FIST signal transduction protein yields the protein MRFIEFGWGYSNDDNPLKSGAYAVTEALKNIENTKYINLAFLFSSPDYEPEEVLNGVKLILGNNIPIVGGSARYSIINDELHSGVSVGIISSKYIDIGIGVGLGVSINPEECGKKAIETAIKDLGMAPKLVMVFMDCCNFEEEVLDGIIKKLGMSVPIFGGVTSDNFEFNRAYQYCNDVYVDSVVCVAFGGDIVPKITVGRFSENELKSKRMKGRVTEANKRYVSKINNINALDYYISVFNYEKLDEIAKDREFYFTHQFGILDFNNKKIHIKGPVAIKNNVLVFGSNIREGVELIDYEIDKDKIKHIFEEISKNILETPPFYPHAFSFLALPVYLAEIGKDKVNEWLKILGDLYPLFGFSSYGEIVFSEYNNYTIALCSILPDLANICIKEGISMITKYPATKETIKKIYEMGGSVKIEELAENLGIHRRTAYDRVEPLLKYGFAKKDGAKVELTELGKLLLKKFILKF
- a CDS encoding response regulator; the encoded protein is MAKILVVEDEEDILNLIKIILDMEGHSTILTKDGEEGIKALEDNDDISLIILDIKMPNMNGWEFLEIIKNNDKWKDIPVIVLTAYTQVSDIEKAKEMGVESYIAKPFSREELIREINYIIK